A window from Candidatus Latescibacter sp. encodes these proteins:
- a CDS encoding helix-turn-helix domain-containing protein, with amino-acid sequence MPRISPFKIVLTDEEQQSLSSMTRKYTAPYRDVIRAQVILLAAEGLENNEIGKKLNLPRKTVSKWRKRFFNERERGLVERPRMGRPFAFSPCGDSPNKGTCLPASRRAGHSVKPV; translated from the coding sequence ATGCCAAGAATAAGTCCATTTAAGATTGTTCTGACGGATGAAGAACAACAATCTCTGAGCTCTATGACCAGAAAATATACGGCACCTTATCGAGATGTGATCAGGGCGCAAGTAATTCTTCTGGCTGCAGAGGGTTTGGAGAATAATGAAATTGGTAAAAAGCTTAATCTTCCCAGGAAAACGGTAAGCAAGTGGCGCAAGCGCTTTTTCAATGAACGAGAACGGGGGCTTGTGGAAAGACCACGAATGGGAAGACCATTTGCTTTTTCCCCCTGTGGAGATAGCCCAAATAAAGGCACTTGCTTGCCAGCTTCCCGTAG